The proteins below are encoded in one region of Fibrella aestuarina BUZ 2:
- a CDS encoding DUF4494 domain-containing protein, translated as MPTWFIGKIRYQQTDDSVAVDTQKDGSPEAPKLKTINETYLLDAVSYTDAEARLYRVVADNTPEFEITAIRPMRLSDVFHIEGGDNWYKCKTYYMTEDDKGRQKKVVSNMLINGANLREAHQRLADNLSTMLVPVEITDINLTPILEVVPYDALEPEIPANLKPLAQVQAEAEVNT; from the coding sequence ATGCCAACCTGGTTTATCGGCAAAATTCGCTACCAGCAAACCGACGATTCGGTGGCCGTTGATACGCAGAAAGACGGCTCCCCCGAAGCGCCGAAGTTGAAAACCATCAACGAGACGTACCTGCTCGACGCCGTTTCCTATACCGACGCTGAAGCCCGGCTGTACCGCGTGGTAGCCGACAATACGCCCGAGTTTGAGATCACGGCGATCCGGCCCATGCGCCTCAGCGACGTGTTTCACATCGAAGGCGGCGACAACTGGTATAAGTGCAAGACCTACTACATGACCGAGGATGACAAGGGTCGGCAGAAGAAGGTCGTCAGCAACATGCTCATCAACGGGGCCAACCTGCGGGAGGCCCATCAGCGCCTGGCCGATAACCTGAGCACGATGCTGGTGCCCGTCGAAATTACCGACATCAACCTCACGCCCATTCTGGAAGTGGTCCCCTACGATGCGCTGGAGCCAGAGATTCCGGCCAATCTGAAACCACTGGCGCAGGTGCAGGCCGAAGCCGAAGTGAACACCTAG
- a CDS encoding universal stress protein has product MKTILFPTDISDNHAIALNYLRLLARAWEARVVVLHVYQPLISASTLPTFNDPALATPTFDTLGSASTELELESISQQHLNRFVDELQAEGLEAVGDWRMGTVDDEVVEAARQYQPDLLITHRTPAAGFFDRLAGSSAGDIARSAPCPVLYIPQTTRTEPHIRSVVYVLQQNITQQMVSAQTDPIVDSFDAHLTIVPPEEIDEYKPDLYIIQRRETGFLDGLLSSDPTEKLLSDSKAPVLVHHEVK; this is encoded by the coding sequence ATGAAGACGATCCTGTTTCCAACGGATATTTCCGATAATCACGCCATTGCGCTGAACTACCTGCGCCTGCTGGCCCGCGCCTGGGAGGCGCGTGTGGTGGTGCTGCACGTGTACCAGCCACTTATTTCGGCCAGCACGTTGCCCACCTTCAACGACCCCGCGCTAGCCACACCAACCTTCGATACACTTGGCTCCGCCTCGACCGAACTCGAACTGGAATCGATCAGTCAGCAACACCTGAACCGGTTTGTCGACGAACTACAGGCGGAAGGGCTGGAGGCCGTTGGCGACTGGCGCATGGGAACGGTCGATGATGAGGTCGTGGAGGCAGCCCGGCAATACCAGCCCGATCTGCTGATTACGCACCGCACCCCCGCCGCGGGTTTTTTCGACCGGCTGGCTGGCAGCTCGGCTGGCGACATTGCCCGTTCGGCGCCCTGCCCGGTCTTGTACATTCCGCAAACGACCCGCACGGAGCCGCACATTCGATCGGTGGTGTATGTGTTGCAACAAAACATTACCCAGCAGATGGTCAGCGCCCAGACCGACCCGATCGTCGATTCGTTTGATGCGCACCTGACGATCGTGCCGCCCGAAGAGATTGACGAGTACAAGCCGGATCTGTACATCATCCAGCGCCGCGAAACAGGCTTCCTGGACGGCCTGCTCAGCTCCGACCCAACGGAGAAACTGCTTTCGGACTCGAAAGCGCCGGTGCTGGTTCATCACGAAGTGAAGTAA
- a CDS encoding tetratricopeptide repeat protein codes for MKSRPTPTLLAEKPTRRAASQPIPPASPAPTLVPHIDWYWLLTVALAITATIYWPSLRNGLTNWDDPDYLTNNPLLDLQKTPLRAYFTTVVSGNWHPLTMLSLSLDYALGGTDPHQYHRTNLLLHLLNVALTFGLVWLLSGRKRLVAFAVALWFGIHPMHVESVAWIAERKDVLYGSFFLLSLGLYWLFLERKQWGWLLLSLLAGLLANLAKPAAVILPAVLILLTWWYHRSTSLGQLAQQAWGTLPFIIMSAVFAYVTLWAQQSATAINDEFSLWQRTQLAGYGLINYLLKLVWPVGLSALYSRPGAGAPFPTIFLVYTLLSVLVSAGLVWLYRRSALWFFGLAFFGLNLLLTLQLVKAVGSAAYADRYTYIAYTGLFFAIAMTLDQPRAKRTRWALLAVAGLFSLACTLLSLQRIGVWKNSETLWTDVLKTQPLSATAYSNRALYYEQNDRLDDALADYNKAVEIDARPLFRANRAYLLSKLKRPAEAASDADFLLTQNPNDVVALTIKGTALVGNGQLAEAIGLLEKSYALDSTYLNTLVNLGSAYFMSGQFGKAIPFYQKAIHRDPGNAEHWTNLGAAYLQSRHYAEAIKACRQAIALNPANGPAHLYAAYALQKAGQTDEAKREAALAKQLGQTVDARIWQ; via the coding sequence ATGAAGTCCCGCCCTACCCCGACTCTGTTGGCCGAGAAGCCTACCCGGAGGGCTGCTTCCCAGCCCATACCACCGGCCAGTCCGGCCCCTACGCTTGTCCCTCACATCGATTGGTACTGGCTGCTTACCGTTGCGCTGGCCATTACCGCTACCATCTATTGGCCCTCGCTACGCAATGGCCTGACCAACTGGGACGACCCCGACTACCTGACCAACAACCCGCTACTCGACCTGCAAAAAACACCGCTGCGGGCTTATTTCACCACCGTTGTGTCGGGCAACTGGCACCCGCTCACGATGCTCTCACTGAGCCTCGACTACGCGCTGGGCGGCACCGATCCCCATCAGTACCACCGCACCAACCTGCTGTTGCACCTGCTCAACGTAGCGCTAACCTTCGGGCTGGTGTGGCTGTTGTCGGGTCGCAAACGGCTGGTTGCCTTTGCCGTAGCGCTGTGGTTTGGCATTCATCCCATGCATGTGGAGTCGGTGGCCTGGATTGCCGAACGGAAAGATGTGCTCTACGGCAGTTTTTTCCTGCTCTCGCTCGGCCTGTACTGGCTGTTTCTGGAACGGAAACAGTGGGGCTGGCTACTGCTTAGCCTGCTGGCTGGGCTACTCGCCAACCTCGCCAAACCGGCGGCCGTAATCCTGCCCGCCGTGCTGATACTGCTCACCTGGTGGTATCACCGGTCGACGTCGCTGGGCCAGCTGGCGCAGCAGGCCTGGGGCACGTTGCCTTTCATTATCATGTCGGCGGTGTTTGCGTACGTTACGCTCTGGGCGCAGCAGTCGGCTACCGCCATCAACGACGAGTTCTCGCTCTGGCAACGTACCCAGCTCGCCGGTTATGGCCTGATCAACTACCTGCTGAAACTGGTTTGGCCGGTTGGCCTGTCGGCGCTTTATAGCCGCCCTGGCGCAGGTGCGCCCTTTCCCACGATTTTTCTCGTTTACACCCTACTGAGCGTCCTGGTATCGGCGGGGCTGGTCTGGCTGTACCGACGTTCGGCACTGTGGTTTTTCGGGCTGGCCTTTTTTGGGCTGAATTTGCTGCTGACGCTCCAACTGGTGAAAGCCGTAGGTAGCGCCGCCTACGCCGACCGATACACCTACATCGCCTATACCGGCCTATTTTTCGCCATCGCTATGACCCTCGATCAACCCCGGGCCAAGCGGACTCGTTGGGCGCTGCTGGCCGTAGCGGGGTTGTTTTCGCTGGCCTGCACCCTGCTGTCCCTTCAGCGCATCGGGGTCTGGAAAAATTCGGAAACGCTTTGGACCGATGTATTGAAAACCCAGCCTCTGTCGGCCACCGCCTACAGCAACCGGGCGCTGTATTACGAGCAGAACGACCGCCTCGACGACGCGCTCGCCGACTACAACAAAGCCGTCGAGATCGACGCCCGCCCGCTGTTTCGGGCCAATCGGGCCTACCTGCTGTCGAAACTGAAGCGCCCGGCTGAGGCCGCCAGCGATGCCGATTTTCTCTTGACCCAAAACCCCAACGACGTGGTGGCCTTGACGATCAAAGGCACGGCGCTCGTAGGCAACGGGCAATTGGCGGAAGCGATCGGACTGCTCGAAAAGTCGTATGCGCTCGACTCTACGTACCTGAACACGCTGGTGAACCTGGGGTCGGCCTATTTCATGAGTGGGCAGTTTGGCAAGGCCATTCCGTTCTACCAGAAAGCCATCCACCGCGACCCCGGCAATGCCGAACACTGGACCAATCTGGGCGCCGCTTACTTGCAGAGTCGGCACTATGCTGAGGCTATCAAAGCGTGTCGGCAGGCCATTGCCCTGAACCCGGCCAACGGACCGGCCCACCTGTATGCGGCCTACGCACTCCAAAAAGCCGGACAGACCGACGAGGCGAAGCGGGAGGCCGCGCTGGCCAAACAGCTTGGACAGACCGTCGATGCGCGCATCTGGCAATAG
- a CDS encoding DUF4403 family protein: protein MDVRNEALLSTVNIPVGIALADVERQINNQVNGLIYEDNTFDDDGSTPFMTKVWKRAPIGVKAGVVQGDSLFYFNVPLKIWARAGKKVLGLMQTGETSFEIDIRFATRFSIDPDWSVRTQTKAEGYEYVTKPTLRIVGFDVPITGLVSKAIDSNLGTITQALDKQVRTQIDLRTPVLRAWNLIREPYLLSDEFKTWLSVVPRRVLITPLRFEQGEIRTSIGLEGHTLTTVGPKPVVRPTTTLPDLTVVNTVKDDFRVGIIGEVTYPEIAALAQKQVVGKSFSFRDGAYSITVASLDLYGQNDNLIIKAGITGSVTGDIYLRGQPYYDPATKTVSLKNLVYDLDTKNLLQRAASWLLQGTLARTLEKNLNFPVGDQIDAVRASVQDRLRNYQLAKGVTLKGTLNEIRPDQVYLTPTALVAVVYASGKVDMKVAGLE, encoded by the coding sequence ATGGACGTTCGAAATGAAGCCCTACTCTCGACGGTCAATATCCCGGTGGGTATTGCCCTCGCCGACGTAGAACGGCAAATCAACAATCAGGTTAACGGGCTCATCTACGAAGACAATACGTTCGACGATGATGGCAGTACGCCCTTCATGACGAAAGTCTGGAAGCGCGCGCCTATCGGTGTGAAAGCGGGCGTGGTGCAGGGCGATAGCCTGTTTTATTTCAACGTACCGCTGAAAATCTGGGCCAGAGCGGGCAAGAAAGTGCTGGGCCTGATGCAGACCGGCGAAACCAGCTTTGAGATCGACATTCGGTTTGCCACACGCTTCTCCATCGACCCCGACTGGTCGGTACGTACCCAGACCAAAGCCGAGGGCTACGAGTACGTCACCAAACCCACCCTCCGCATCGTCGGCTTCGATGTACCCATTACCGGGCTGGTCAGCAAAGCCATCGACAGCAACCTCGGCACCATCACGCAGGCGCTCGACAAGCAGGTACGTACCCAGATCGACCTGCGCACGCCCGTCTTGCGCGCCTGGAACCTTATCCGGGAGCCTTACCTGCTCTCCGATGAATTCAAAACGTGGCTGTCGGTGGTGCCGCGCCGGGTGCTCATCACGCCGCTGCGCTTCGAGCAGGGCGAAATCCGGACGAGCATCGGGCTGGAAGGCCACACGCTCACGACGGTGGGACCGAAGCCGGTAGTCCGCCCCACCACCACGCTGCCCGACCTGACGGTGGTGAACACGGTGAAGGATGATTTTCGGGTGGGGATCATCGGTGAAGTAACGTACCCGGAGATTGCCGCGCTGGCCCAGAAACAGGTCGTGGGCAAGTCGTTCAGCTTCCGCGACGGGGCGTATTCCATCACCGTGGCCAGCCTGGACCTGTACGGCCAAAACGACAACCTCATCATCAAGGCGGGCATTACCGGCAGCGTTACGGGCGATATCTACCTGCGCGGCCAACCTTATTACGACCCCGCCACGAAAACGGTGTCGCTCAAAAATCTGGTCTACGACCTCGACACGAAAAACCTGTTGCAGCGGGCCGCGAGCTGGCTCCTGCAGGGCACCCTGGCGCGCACCCTGGAGAAAAACCTGAACTTCCCCGTTGGCGACCAGATCGACGCCGTGCGGGCGTCGGTGCAGGATCGGCTCCGCAACTACCAACTGGCCAAGGGTGTCACGCTGAAAGGTACGCTCAACGAAATCCGCCCCGATCAGGTGTACTTAACGCCTACCGCGCTGGTGGCGGTGGTGTATGCCAGCGGCAAGGTCGATATGAAAGTGGCCGGGCTGGAGTAG
- a CDS encoding Smr/MutS family protein: protein MNIGDKVRMVRATEQGVVTRFLSGGRVEIEIEDGFRIPVLQSEIVVVSPMEAERFKPSTAAAELRETIAPQRSAATAKGQILANVGLYLAFVSQNDRDVALHVVNNTDWELLLTIAEEREGRYRGLQSLTLKAKTQTKLLEQYQMERFEQWPTLLVQAVYFRGGVGQPARMPLVKRLKPRAQQFYKNKQNVPVLNQPGHVFLLDDEAGAASLPSQPEQIKEAMLSPTDEQPLVVVDRPTSVVDLHIEKLLPAGPGSQSPGQLVDIQLRAFEKNLENAIASGMGEITFIHGVGSGKLRQEIHRQLSRHPNVRFFEDAQKQKFGYGATKVTLK, encoded by the coding sequence ATGAACATCGGCGATAAAGTACGCATGGTACGGGCTACCGAACAGGGGGTGGTAACCCGCTTTCTGTCGGGCGGGCGCGTTGAAATTGAGATTGAAGATGGCTTCCGCATCCCCGTGTTGCAATCGGAGATTGTGGTGGTGTCGCCGATGGAGGCCGAACGCTTCAAACCGTCGACGGCCGCGGCCGAACTGCGGGAGACTATCGCCCCTCAACGATCGGCAGCAACGGCAAAAGGGCAGATTCTGGCGAACGTGGGACTGTATCTGGCCTTCGTGTCACAGAACGACCGCGACGTGGCCCTGCACGTTGTCAACAACACCGACTGGGAGCTTTTGCTGACCATCGCCGAAGAGCGCGAAGGCCGCTACCGGGGCCTGCAAAGCCTGACGCTGAAAGCCAAGACGCAAACCAAACTGCTCGAACAATACCAGATGGAGCGATTTGAGCAATGGCCTACGTTGCTGGTGCAGGCGGTGTATTTCCGGGGTGGCGTAGGGCAACCTGCCCGGATGCCGCTGGTGAAACGCCTGAAGCCCCGGGCGCAGCAGTTCTACAAAAACAAGCAGAACGTACCGGTACTCAACCAGCCGGGCCACGTGTTTCTGCTCGACGACGAAGCTGGCGCGGCGAGTCTGCCCAGCCAACCCGAGCAGATCAAAGAAGCGATGCTGTCGCCCACCGACGAACAGCCCCTCGTGGTGGTCGACCGGCCCACGTCGGTGGTGGATTTGCACATCGAAAAGCTCCTGCCTGCGGGGCCGGGCAGTCAGTCGCCGGGGCAGTTGGTGGATATTCAGTTGCGGGCCTTTGAGAAAAATTTAGAAAATGCCATCGCGTCGGGGATGGGTGAAATTACGTTTATTCACGGCGTGGGTAGTGGCAAGCTGCGGCAGGAGATTCACCGGCAATTGAGCCGCCACCCCAACGTTCGTTTTTTCGAGGATGCCCAGAAACAGAAATTTGGCTACGGTGCCACCAAGGTTACGCTTAAGTGA
- a CDS encoding TonB-dependent receptor: protein MHICTLRNGFLWLFSMPVAAQPLTQAAEVAQDTLTARPLTEVVVRAYESNRSLLSTGAAIGVLSQRDLNQRFATPTLVPALNTLPGVRMDERSPGSYRLSIRGSLIRSPFGVRNVKVYYDNMPLTDAGGNTPLNSLDPRMLGRIEVIKGPSGSLYGANTGGTVLLGGPSATPGTQSAEVGYLAGAYGLRGFSALAQTAGDRSNATLSVNHLQSDGYRTQSLMTRDNVAFTGKIGLGEKQSLSALLLYTDLRYQTPGGLTEAQFRTDPRAARPATRTLPGSVEQQAGIFQKTGYAGLVHTANWNTHWQTNAVVYGSLTNLENPFITNYEKRTDRGYGGRVVARFSQPIEGGFGLVTSFGGELQRNRTGSLNYGNRGGQIDTLQTDDALWATQGSLFLQSELTLPYGLILTAGVSRNQLTYDFTRYRQGRFPGPGPQNRAFDPVWLGRLSVLKALGEKAGLYLNVSSGYSGPTSQEMLSSAGFFNATLNPERGQQAELGLRGRLVDRLQFDLVGYTLKLRETIVRRSQENGAEFFVNAGRTDQYGLETYLSYDLLRPEPGQRGASLKLWQSLTLSNYRYRDYQQLTTDLSGNRVPGVAPVAGVWGIDAALPAGFYAYVTFQFLPPFALNDANTAMSDPTRQLQATVGYRRAIGKHLTANLYAGGDNLLDQTYSIGYDLNAVGNRYYNAAPRRNFTVGLRLGIK, encoded by the coding sequence ATGCATATCTGTACTTTACGAAACGGCTTTTTGTGGCTTTTTTCGATGCCCGTCGCGGCACAACCGTTGACACAGGCGGCTGAAGTGGCGCAGGATACCCTGACGGCGCGCCCGCTCACCGAAGTCGTTGTACGCGCCTACGAATCGAACCGGTCCTTGCTGTCTACCGGCGCCGCCATCGGCGTGCTGTCGCAGCGGGATTTGAATCAGCGCTTTGCCACGCCTACGCTGGTGCCTGCCCTCAACACACTGCCCGGCGTCAGGATGGACGAACGCTCACCGGGTAGCTACCGCCTCTCCATCCGGGGTAGCCTTATCCGGTCACCGTTTGGGGTGCGCAACGTCAAAGTCTATTACGACAACATGCCACTGACCGATGCCGGTGGCAACACGCCGCTCAACAGCCTCGACCCGCGCATGCTGGGCCGGATCGAGGTGATCAAAGGGCCGTCGGGGAGCCTCTACGGGGCCAATACGGGCGGAACGGTGCTGCTGGGCGGTCCCAGTGCTACGCCCGGCACGCAGTCGGCCGAGGTAGGGTACCTGGCCGGAGCCTATGGGCTGCGGGGTTTTTCGGCGCTGGCGCAAACGGCGGGCGATCGCTCCAACGCGACGCTCTCGGTCAATCATTTGCAAAGCGATGGCTACCGCACCCAGAGCCTGATGACGCGCGACAACGTGGCCTTTACGGGGAAAATCGGGCTGGGTGAAAAGCAGTCGCTATCGGCGCTGTTACTCTACACCGACCTGCGCTACCAGACGCCGGGTGGCCTCACCGAAGCGCAGTTTCGCACCGATCCGCGGGCGGCCCGGCCTGCCACCCGCACCTTGCCCGGCAGCGTGGAGCAACAGGCGGGTATTTTTCAGAAAACGGGTTACGCGGGCTTGGTGCATACCGCCAACTGGAACACACACTGGCAAACGAACGCGGTTGTGTACGGCTCACTGACGAACCTCGAAAACCCGTTTATTACCAACTACGAAAAACGAACCGATCGCGGTTACGGTGGACGAGTCGTAGCGCGGTTTAGCCAGCCCATTGAGGGGGGCTTCGGCCTAGTGACGAGTTTCGGCGGCGAATTACAACGGAACCGGACGGGCTCCCTGAACTACGGCAACCGGGGCGGACAAATCGACACGCTACAGACCGACGATGCCCTTTGGGCTACCCAGGGTTCTCTGTTTTTGCAAAGCGAATTAACGCTGCCCTATGGTCTGATCCTGACGGCGGGTGTGAGTCGTAATCAGCTTACCTACGACTTTACACGTTATCGGCAGGGGCGTTTTCCCGGACCCGGACCACAAAATCGGGCGTTTGATCCAGTATGGCTAGGGCGGTTGTCAGTCTTAAAGGCGCTGGGTGAAAAAGCTGGTCTGTACCTGAATGTGAGTAGTGGCTACTCAGGCCCAACGAGCCAGGAAATGTTGTCGTCGGCAGGCTTTTTCAATGCTACACTCAATCCTGAGCGGGGCCAACAGGCTGAATTGGGACTGCGTGGACGGCTAGTTGATCGGCTTCAATTCGATCTGGTCGGCTATACGCTGAAACTGCGCGAAACCATCGTGCGGCGATCGCAGGAAAATGGAGCCGAATTCTTCGTCAACGCGGGCCGAACCGATCAGTATGGCCTGGAAACGTACCTGAGCTACGACCTGCTGCGGCCCGAACCGGGGCAGCGGGGCGCGTCGTTGAAACTGTGGCAGAGCCTGACGCTGAGCAACTACCGCTACCGCGATTACCAGCAACTGACCACCGACCTGTCGGGCAATCGGGTGCCGGGCGTAGCGCCGGTGGCGGGTGTCTGGGGGATCGATGCGGCGTTGCCCGCGGGCTTCTACGCCTACGTGACCTTCCAGTTTCTGCCGCCCTTTGCCCTCAACGATGCCAACACGGCCATGAGCGACCCGACGCGGCAGTTACAGGCAACGGTTGGGTATCGCCGGGCCATCGGTAAACACTTGACGGCCAATCTGTATGCGGGCGGCGACAACCTGCTTGACCAGACCTACAGCATCGGCTACGACCTGAACGCCGTGGGCAACCGCTACTACAACGCCGCCCCCCGCCGAAACTTTACGGTAGGGTTGCGGTTGGGAATAAAATAG
- a CDS encoding spore photoproduct lyase family protein: protein MEITPKADLRSARVWMPKRVIFTPDTLNEPFGQQIYERVEALNLPIDVMKSNRLSGLRGADDRETYRIAKNTLAVVNAPPSALRLQPIPPSADWQMNLAEGCPAHCQYCYLAGSLQGPPVVRAYANLPTMLQGTATYEGTYPPNASWQNTPGNAQRPTTFEVSCYTDVLGIEHLTGSLAECIRYFGQREMGQLRFVTKYDQVDSLLGLAHNGQTRARFSLNAESVARRLEGGTASVEARLQALRKLALPVAQGGGGYPIGVVIAPIMPIPNWRDEYTHLLDRLYEVLDYANNADQLNMNAEFISHRFTPGSKDVLMQWYPNTSLDMDEATRAQKRNKFGGTKYVYQPTDMQALKRFFYDEWTRRFPTAPVLYWT from the coding sequence GTGGAAATAACGCCCAAAGCAGACCTTCGGTCGGCGCGGGTATGGATGCCAAAGCGGGTGATCTTTACGCCCGACACCCTGAACGAACCGTTCGGGCAGCAGATCTATGAACGGGTCGAGGCGCTGAATCTGCCCATCGACGTCATGAAGTCGAACCGGCTTTCGGGCCTGCGTGGGGCCGACGACCGCGAGACGTACCGCATCGCCAAGAATACGCTGGCGGTGGTTAACGCCCCGCCAAGCGCCCTGCGCCTGCAACCTATCCCCCCTTCTGCCGACTGGCAGATGAATCTGGCCGAAGGTTGTCCCGCGCACTGCCAGTATTGCTACCTGGCCGGTAGCCTGCAAGGGCCACCGGTGGTGCGCGCGTATGCCAACCTCCCGACGATGTTGCAAGGCACCGCCACCTACGAGGGAACGTACCCACCCAACGCCAGCTGGCAGAACACGCCCGGCAACGCGCAGCGGCCCACTACCTTCGAGGTGAGCTGCTACACCGACGTGCTGGGTATCGAACACCTGACGGGCAGTCTGGCCGAATGCATCCGGTATTTCGGGCAGCGCGAGATGGGACAGTTGCGGTTTGTGACCAAATACGATCAGGTCGATAGCCTGCTGGGGCTGGCACACAACGGACAGACCCGCGCCCGGTTCAGCCTCAACGCCGAGTCGGTGGCGCGGCGGCTCGAAGGGGGTACAGCCTCGGTGGAAGCTCGCCTTCAGGCGCTCCGTAAACTGGCGCTGCCCGTAGCACAGGGCGGTGGCGGCTACCCCATCGGCGTAGTGATTGCCCCAATCATGCCCATTCCCAACTGGCGCGATGAATACACCCACCTGCTCGATCGGCTCTACGAGGTGCTCGATTACGCCAACAACGCCGATCAGTTGAATATGAACGCCGAGTTTATCAGCCACCGGTTTACGCCCGGCTCCAAAGACGTGCTGATGCAGTGGTACCCCAACACCTCGCTCGACATGGACGAGGCCACGCGGGCGCAGAAACGCAACAAGTTTGGCGGCACCAAGTATGTCTACCAACCCACCGACATGCAGGCCCTCAAACGGTTCTTCTACGACGAATGGACCCGCCGCTTCCCCACCGCCCCGGTGCTCTACTGGACTTGA
- a CDS encoding ABC transporter ATP-binding protein encodes MNNPYVALLRTAWHYAREQRGRYLLVYLLFIGANLVVACHPLLFGWFVDHIQRDSGAVLASTLYYAAAFVGLKLLEWAFHGPARILERQLAFDLSRNFLQELYHQTLHLPVAWHKHHHSGATINRINKAYVALKAFFQNGFTYLHVVAKFVLSFGAMLYFAPLYGTIGLLLGALTVWVIRRFDKPFVAALEETNEREHQMASSLFDSLSNIITVVTLRLERRMEQSLSGRVAAINVPFRREIRINEWKWFVATMLIALVYLVITVGYVYDHHVPGKVFYVGGLVTLLGYVNQFTSVFTDVAWQYTQIVQYNTDVQTARGIGDTFRQHRGLTSDPPALPARWQTLSIRELSFQYSTPRFLVDEANPAQPVRRPSSLNRVSLQLQRGRRIALIGESGSGKSTLLSLLRGLYEPDAVHWTVDDHGAELPWASIGQTVTLFPQEPEIFENTVAYNITLGLPFADDEVEQVCKLARFSDVVRHLPNGLGTSMQEKGLNLSGGQKQRLALARGILAARQSDIVLMDEPTSSIDPKTEYLIYHGLLAQFADKVVVSSLHRLHLLPMFDYIYILRDGQVVDEGTFPQLRQQSALFGDMWQHQASLMDEEKELVS; translated from the coding sequence ATGAATAATCCTTACGTAGCCCTGCTGCGTACGGCCTGGCATTATGCCCGTGAGCAGCGAGGCCGCTATCTCCTTGTGTATCTGTTGTTTATTGGGGCGAACCTGGTAGTCGCCTGCCACCCGCTGTTGTTTGGCTGGTTTGTCGACCACATCCAGCGCGACTCGGGCGCGGTACTGGCCAGCACGCTCTACTATGCCGCCGCCTTCGTGGGGCTGAAACTGCTCGAATGGGCGTTTCACGGACCCGCCCGCATTCTGGAGCGCCAACTGGCATTTGACCTGAGCCGTAACTTTTTGCAGGAACTGTATCACCAGACGCTGCACCTGCCCGTAGCGTGGCACAAGCACCACCATAGCGGAGCCACCATCAACCGGATTAACAAGGCCTACGTGGCGCTGAAAGCCTTTTTCCAGAATGGCTTTACGTACCTGCACGTGGTGGCCAAATTCGTGCTGTCGTTTGGCGCCATGCTCTATTTCGCGCCGCTCTACGGCACCATCGGTCTGCTGCTGGGGGCGCTCACCGTCTGGGTGATTCGGCGCTTCGACAAGCCGTTTGTAGCCGCCCTGGAGGAGACCAACGAGCGCGAGCATCAGATGGCCTCGTCGTTGTTCGATAGCCTGTCGAACATCATCACCGTGGTGACGCTGCGCCTCGAACGCCGGATGGAGCAAAGCCTTTCGGGCCGGGTGGCTGCCATCAACGTGCCGTTCCGGCGCGAGATTCGCATCAACGAGTGGAAGTGGTTCGTGGCCACGATGCTCATTGCGCTGGTGTACCTCGTCATCACGGTTGGGTACGTTTATGACCACCACGTACCTGGCAAGGTTTTCTACGTGGGTGGGCTGGTAACGCTGCTTGGGTACGTTAACCAGTTCACGAGCGTATTCACCGATGTGGCTTGGCAATACACGCAGATCGTGCAGTACAACACCGACGTGCAGACGGCGCGGGGCATTGGCGACACCTTCCGGCAACACCGGGGGCTGACCTCGGACCCACCCGCTCTGCCCGCCCGCTGGCAGACGCTGTCGATCCGCGAGCTGTCGTTTCAGTACAGCACGCCCCGTTTTCTGGTCGATGAGGCTAACCCCGCGCAACCGGTTCGTCGGCCGTCGTCCCTGAATCGGGTGTCGCTTCAGTTGCAGCGCGGTCGGCGCATCGCCCTGATCGGGGAGTCGGGTTCGGGCAAAAGCACGCTGCTGAGCCTGTTGCGGGGCTTGTATGAACCCGATGCCGTACACTGGACAGTAGACGATCATGGCGCGGAGTTACCCTGGGCGTCGATTGGGCAGACGGTGACCCTGTTCCCGCAGGAGCCGGAAATTTTTGAAAACACCGTCGCCTACAACATCACGCTGGGTCTCCCGTTTGCCGACGACGAGGTGGAGCAAGTGTGCAAACTGGCCCGTTTCTCCGACGTCGTCCGGCATCTCCCCAACGGGCTGGGTACGTCCATGCAGGAGAAAGGGCTGAACCTGTCGGGTGGGCAAAAGCAGCGGCTGGCCCTGGCGCGGGGTATTCTGGCCGCCCGCCAAAGCGACATTGTGCTGATGGATGAACCCACGAGCAGCATCGACCCCAAAACTGAATACCTGATTTACCACGGGCTCTTGGCGCAGTTTGCCGACAAAGTAGTGGTGTCGTCGCTGCACCGGCTGCACCTGCTGCCCATGTTCGATTACATCTACATCCTCCGCGATGGGCAGGTGGTCGATGAGGGTACGTTCCCGCAGTTACGCCAGCAATCAGCCTTATTTGGCGATATGTGGCAACATCAAGCCAGCCTGATGGACGAAGAGAAAGAGCTAGTGAGTTGA